A window from Variovorax sp. PBL-E5 encodes these proteins:
- a CDS encoding mobilization protein — MSSINFIGGEKGGVGKSVTARVLAQYFIDHSRPFVGFDTDRSHNSFTRFYEGFASQVVVDSFEGLDTVVNGFEANPHQSVIVDLAAQTLAPLSRWIKESDLFDVFAELGVAVNFWHVLDDGKDSSDLLGTLVDTFGNRPNYIVVQNYGRGNDFALLLGSQSLSKAITNGARVIALPRLHDASMRKIDGRNTSFWKAVNDREGPHALGLLERQRVKGWLATAYAAFDTLPL, encoded by the coding sequence ATGAGTTCGATCAATTTCATCGGCGGCGAAAAGGGCGGTGTCGGCAAGTCGGTCACGGCACGGGTTCTGGCGCAGTACTTCATCGACCACAGCCGGCCCTTCGTCGGCTTCGACACCGACCGCTCGCACAACTCGTTCACCCGCTTCTACGAAGGCTTCGCCTCGCAGGTGGTGGTCGACAGTTTCGAGGGCCTCGACACGGTGGTGAACGGCTTCGAGGCCAATCCCCATCAAAGCGTGATCGTCGACCTCGCGGCACAGACGCTGGCACCGCTGTCGCGATGGATCAAGGAGTCGGACCTGTTCGACGTGTTCGCCGAACTCGGCGTGGCGGTCAACTTCTGGCACGTGCTCGACGACGGCAAGGATTCGAGCGACCTGCTCGGCACGCTGGTCGACACCTTCGGCAACCGGCCCAACTACATCGTGGTGCAGAACTACGGCCGCGGCAACGACTTCGCGCTGCTGCTCGGCTCGCAGTCGCTCAGCAAGGCGATCACGAACGGCGCCCGCGTCATTGCACTGCCGCGCCTGCACGACGCCAGCATGCGCAAGATCGACGGGCGCAACACCAGCTTCTGGAAGGCGGTGAACGACCGCGAAGGCCCGCACGCACTCGGGCTGCTGGAGCGCCAGCGCGTGAAGGGCTGGCTGGCGACGGCCTATGCCGCCTTCGACACCCTGCCGCTCTGA
- a CDS encoding disulfide bond formation protein B encodes MIDWYFGAPRRALALICAACVAMLAFGLYLQHVVGLEPCPMCVVQRYALVLLAVFAGLASTSRRRGLQWTGAMLALVMAVGGAYTAARQSWLQWHPPEVVSCGRDIYGMIETFPLQRALPMIFRGSGDCSKIDWTLFGLSIANWSFIAFTVLGLLLLVLLLRRAGQSGRVSKAA; translated from the coding sequence TTGATCGACTGGTATTTCGGTGCGCCGCGGCGCGCGTTGGCGCTGATCTGCGCCGCCTGCGTGGCGATGCTCGCCTTCGGGCTGTATCTGCAACATGTGGTGGGCCTGGAGCCGTGCCCGATGTGCGTCGTGCAGCGTTATGCGCTGGTGCTGCTGGCGGTCTTCGCCGGGCTGGCGTCCACGAGCCGCCGTCGCGGCTTGCAGTGGACGGGCGCCATGCTCGCACTGGTCATGGCCGTCGGCGGCGCCTACACCGCTGCGCGCCAGAGCTGGCTGCAATGGCATCCGCCGGAAGTGGTGAGCTGCGGCCGCGACATCTACGGAATGATCGAGACCTTTCCGCTGCAGCGCGCCTTGCCGATGATCTTCCGCGGCAGCGGCGACTGCTCCAAGATCGACTGGACCCTGTTCGGCCTGTCGATCGCGAACTGGTCCTTCATCGCCTTCACGGTGCTGGGCCTGCTGCTCCTCGTGCTGCTGCTGCGCCGCGCGGGTCAGAGCGGCAGGGTGTCGAAGGCGGCATAG
- a CDS encoding sulfate/molybdate ABC transporter ATP-binding protein: MSIEIRNVSKRFGEFHALRDVSLDVASGELVALLGPSGCGKTTLLRIIAGLETADTGSILFAGEDTTDVHVRERQVGFVFQHYALFRHMTVFENVAFGLRVKPRGVRPAEAQIKAKVHDLLKLVQLDWLADRYPAQLSGGQRQRIALARALAVEPKVLLLDEPFGALDAKVRKELRRWLRRLHDELHVTSIFVTHDQEEALEVADRVVLMNSGRVEQVGSPQDVWDRPASPFVYGFLGDVNLFHGRAHEGEVHVEGIRIDTPESRGLRDGKALAYVRPHDLDIARYVPATTANGSARTQGIVATLSRAIVVGPIARLELEPVESNPDNPGSGTIIEAQLPAQQFRDLGLREGETVVATPRRARVFVEGP; the protein is encoded by the coding sequence ATGAGCATTGAAATCCGCAACGTCAGCAAGCGCTTCGGCGAGTTTCACGCGCTGCGCGATGTCAGCCTCGACGTGGCGTCAGGCGAGCTCGTCGCGCTGCTCGGCCCCTCGGGTTGCGGCAAGACCACGCTGCTGCGCATCATCGCGGGGCTGGAGACCGCCGACACCGGCAGCATCCTGTTCGCCGGCGAGGACACGACCGACGTCCATGTGCGCGAGCGCCAGGTCGGCTTCGTGTTCCAGCACTACGCGCTGTTCCGGCACATGACGGTGTTCGAGAACGTCGCCTTCGGCCTGCGCGTGAAGCCGCGCGGCGTGCGCCCGGCCGAGGCGCAGATCAAGGCCAAGGTGCACGACCTGCTCAAGCTGGTGCAGCTCGACTGGCTGGCCGACCGCTATCCGGCACAGCTGTCGGGCGGCCAGCGCCAGCGCATCGCGCTGGCCCGTGCGCTCGCGGTCGAGCCCAAGGTGCTGCTGCTCGACGAGCCTTTCGGCGCGCTCGACGCCAAGGTGCGCAAGGAACTGCGCCGCTGGCTGCGCCGCCTGCACGACGAGCTGCACGTGACCAGCATCTTCGTCACCCATGACCAGGAGGAAGCGCTCGAAGTGGCCGACCGCGTGGTGCTGATGAACAGCGGCCGCGTCGAGCAGGTCGGCTCGCCGCAGGATGTGTGGGACCGGCCGGCCAGTCCCTTCGTCTATGGCTTTCTCGGCGACGTCAACCTGTTCCATGGCCGCGCCCACGAAGGCGAGGTGCATGTGGAAGGCATTCGCATCGATACGCCGGAAAGCCGCGGGTTGCGTGACGGCAAGGCGCTGGCCTATGTGCGGCCGCATGACCTCGACATCGCGCGCTATGTGCCGGCCACGACAGCGAACGGCTCCGCACGGACCCAGGGCATCGTCGCGACGCTGAGCCGTGCCATTGTGGTCGGTCCGATCGCAAGGCTGGAACTCGAACCGGTCGAATCGAATCCTGATAATCCGGGGTCCGGAACCATCATCGAGGCGCAACTTCCTGCGCAACAGTTCCGGGATCTCGGCTTGCGGGAAGGCGAAACAGTGGTCGCCACGCCGCGCCGGGCCCGTGTGTTCGTGGAGGGACCATAG
- the cysW gene encoding sulfate ABC transporter permease subunit CysW yields the protein MSAPARVVRRAAAGTTESAWVRWTLIGIALAFMLLFLVLPLAAVAAEALRKGFGAYFQALEEPDAWSAIRLTLLTAAIAVPANLVFGVAAAWAIAKFEFRGKAFLTTLVDLPFAVSPVVAGLIYVLVFGAQGWFGPWLAAHDIKIIFAVPGIVLATVFVTFPFIARELVPLMQAQGTEEEQAAIVLGATGWQTFWHVTLPNIKWGLLYGVILCNARAMGEFGAVSVVSGHIRGQTNTMPLHVEVLYNEYQSVAAFAVASLLAILALVTLVIKSFIEWRHEREMKAIAELPPERPQPAVAALGGTS from the coding sequence ATGAGCGCGCCAGCCAGGGTGGTCCGGCGTGCCGCGGCCGGCACCACCGAATCGGCCTGGGTGCGCTGGACGTTGATCGGCATCGCGCTGGCCTTCATGCTGCTGTTCCTCGTGCTGCCGCTGGCCGCCGTCGCGGCCGAAGCGCTGCGCAAGGGATTCGGCGCCTACTTCCAGGCGCTCGAGGAGCCCGATGCCTGGAGTGCGATCCGCCTGACCCTGCTCACGGCCGCGATCGCCGTGCCGGCCAACCTGGTCTTCGGCGTGGCAGCGGCCTGGGCGATCGCCAAGTTCGAATTTCGGGGCAAGGCTTTTCTCACGACGCTGGTCGATCTGCCCTTCGCCGTGTCGCCGGTGGTCGCGGGGCTGATCTACGTGCTGGTGTTCGGCGCGCAGGGCTGGTTCGGTCCCTGGCTGGCCGCACACGACATCAAGATCATCTTCGCTGTGCCCGGTATCGTGCTGGCCACAGTGTTCGTGACCTTTCCCTTCATCGCGCGCGAGCTGGTGCCGCTGATGCAGGCGCAGGGCACCGAGGAGGAGCAGGCCGCCATCGTGCTCGGTGCCACGGGCTGGCAGACCTTCTGGCACGTGACCCTGCCGAACATCAAATGGGGGCTGCTGTACGGCGTCATTCTGTGCAATGCGCGCGCCATGGGCGAGTTCGGCGCGGTGTCGGTCGTGTCGGGCCACATCCGCGGCCAGACCAACACCATGCCGCTGCATGTCGAGGTGCTCTACAACGAGTACCAGTCGGTGGCCGCGTTCGCGGTGGCCTCGCTGCTGGCCATCCTGGCACTGGTCACGCTGGTGATCAAGTCCTTCATCGAGTGGCGGCACGAGCGCGAGATGAAGGCCATCGCAGAACTGCCGCCGGAGCGGCCGCAACCCGCCGTCGCGGCCCTGGGAGGAACATCATGA
- the cysT gene encoding sulfate ABC transporter permease subunit CysT has product MAGVVSSALPSATAAPLARAGNTGVSRRVLPGFHITLGFSLLYLCLIVLIPLSALVFKTFTMSWDQFWVAVTAPRVMASYRLTFGASLIAALVNLVFGLLVAWVLVRYKFPGKRIVDALVDLPFALPTAVAGISLTALLAGNGWIGQYLEPLGIKLAFTPAGIVIALIFIGLPFVVRTVQPVLEDTEKELEEAATSLGATRLQTFTRVILPSIMPALLTGFAMAFARAIGEYGSVIFIAGNMPMISEITPLIIIGKLEQYDYAGATAVALVMLVLSFVLLLVINGLQAWQRRRSGASS; this is encoded by the coding sequence ATGGCTGGGGTTGTATCGTCGGCGCTGCCGTCCGCCACGGCGGCGCCGCTTGCGCGTGCGGGCAATACCGGCGTGTCGCGGCGCGTGCTGCCCGGCTTTCACATCACGCTCGGCTTCTCGCTGCTGTACCTGTGCCTGATCGTCCTGATCCCGCTGTCCGCGCTGGTCTTCAAGACCTTCACGATGAGCTGGGACCAGTTCTGGGTCGCGGTGACCGCGCCGCGCGTGATGGCGTCCTACCGCCTGACCTTCGGCGCGTCGCTGATCGCCGCGCTGGTCAACCTCGTCTTCGGCCTGCTCGTGGCCTGGGTGCTGGTGCGCTACAAGTTCCCGGGCAAGCGCATCGTCGATGCGCTGGTCGACCTGCCGTTCGCGCTGCCCACCGCGGTCGCCGGCATCTCGCTGACCGCGCTCCTGGCGGGCAACGGCTGGATCGGCCAGTACCTCGAACCGCTCGGCATCAAGCTGGCCTTCACGCCGGCGGGTATCGTGATCGCGCTGATCTTCATCGGCCTGCCGTTCGTGGTGCGCACGGTGCAGCCGGTGCTCGAAGACACCGAGAAGGAACTCGAGGAGGCCGCGACCAGCCTGGGTGCGACCCGGCTGCAGACCTTCACGCGGGTGATCCTGCCCTCGATCATGCCGGCGCTGCTGACCGGCTTTGCGATGGCCTTCGCGCGCGCGATCGGTGAGTACGGCTCGGTGATCTTCATTGCCGGCAACATGCCGATGATCTCGGAGATCACGCCGCTGATCATCATCGGCAAGCTCGAGCAGTACGACTATGCAGGCGCCACCGCGGTGGCCTTGGTGATGCTGGTGCTGTCCTTCGTGCTGCTGCTGGTCATCAACGGCCTGCAAGCCTGGCAGCGGCGCCGCTCGGGGGCTTCGTCATGA
- a CDS encoding sulfate ABC transporter substrate-binding protein: protein MTSRIKMILGALVLAASGAASAQTTLLNVSYDVAREFYKDYNTAFVAHYKATTGKDVKIDQSHAGSSAQARAVADGLDADVVTMNTTTDIEFLANAGVVAKDWAKRFPNNAAPTTSTMLFLTRKGNPKGIKDWDDLIKPGVQVVVVNPKTGGNGRYAYLAAWGYVKKKGGTDAQAAEFVGKLFKNVPVLARGGRDATTAFLQRNIGDVLITFESEVVSIDREFGAGKVDAVYPSISILAENPVAVVERTVAKKGTGELAKAYLDYLYSDEAQEIAAKHALRPRSEAVLKKYAATFKPLQLFTVQELFGSLSEAQKVHFNDGGQFDKLYTPGAK from the coding sequence ATGACTTCCAGAATCAAGATGATCCTCGGCGCCCTCGTGCTCGCCGCAAGCGGCGCCGCATCCGCCCAGACCACCTTGCTCAATGTCTCCTACGATGTGGCGCGCGAGTTCTACAAGGACTACAACACCGCCTTCGTCGCGCATTACAAAGCGACCACCGGCAAGGACGTCAAGATCGACCAGTCGCATGCCGGCTCCAGCGCGCAGGCGCGCGCGGTGGCCGACGGCCTCGATGCCGATGTGGTGACCATGAACACCACCACCGACATCGAGTTCCTCGCCAATGCAGGCGTGGTGGCCAAGGACTGGGCCAAGCGCTTCCCGAACAACGCGGCGCCGACCACCTCGACCATGCTGTTCCTCACGCGCAAGGGCAACCCCAAGGGCATCAAGGACTGGGACGACCTGATCAAGCCCGGCGTGCAGGTCGTGGTCGTCAATCCCAAGACCGGCGGCAACGGCCGCTACGCCTACCTGGCTGCGTGGGGCTACGTGAAGAAGAAGGGCGGCACCGACGCCCAGGCCGCCGAGTTCGTCGGCAAGCTGTTCAAGAACGTGCCGGTGCTCGCGCGCGGTGGCCGCGATGCGACGACCGCCTTCCTGCAGCGCAATATCGGCGACGTGCTGATCACCTTCGAATCGGAGGTCGTGTCGATCGACCGCGAGTTCGGCGCCGGCAAGGTCGATGCGGTGTATCCGTCGATCAGCATCCTGGCCGAGAACCCGGTCGCGGTGGTCGAACGCACGGTGGCGAAGAAGGGCACCGGCGAACTCGCGAAGGCCTACCTCGACTACCTCTATTCGGACGAGGCGCAGGAGATCGCGGCCAAGCACGCGCTGCGCCCGCGCTCGGAAGCGGTGCTCAAGAAATACGCCGCGACCTTCAAGCCGCTGCAGCTTTTCACGGTGCAGGAACTGTTCGGTAGCCTCAGCGAAGCGCAGAAGGTGCACTTCAACGACGGCGGTCAGTTCGACAAGCTGTACACGCCTGGCGCCAAGTAA
- a CDS encoding RBBP9/YdeN family alpha/beta hydrolase, whose protein sequence is MTKPTIVIVPGWRDSGPGHWQSLWAERMQGAVRVVQDDWLTPGRAAWVSMLETRVLECPGPVVIVAHSLGCIATAHLPEAAAARISGALLVAPADPERRAVLSDFAPVPHAKLPYRSIVVASSNDPYCPVRLAGAYARAWGSEFVRMQNAGHINLESGHGDWPLGLALLQSLTDEPASLPAGRSNIEPLATL, encoded by the coding sequence GTGACGAAACCGACCATCGTCATCGTGCCGGGCTGGCGCGATTCCGGGCCGGGACACTGGCAGAGCCTGTGGGCGGAGCGCATGCAGGGCGCGGTGCGCGTGGTGCAGGACGACTGGCTCACGCCGGGCCGCGCGGCGTGGGTATCCATGCTCGAGACCCGCGTGCTCGAATGCCCCGGTCCGGTGGTGATCGTCGCGCACAGTCTCGGCTGCATCGCGACCGCGCATCTGCCCGAGGCCGCTGCCGCACGCATCAGCGGCGCGCTGCTGGTGGCGCCGGCCGACCCCGAGCGCCGCGCGGTGCTGTCGGATTTCGCGCCCGTTCCCCATGCGAAGCTGCCGTACCGCAGCATCGTGGTGGCGAGCAGCAACGACCCCTATTGCCCGGTCCGGCTGGCCGGCGCCTATGCCCGTGCCTGGGGCAGCGAATTCGTTCGCATGCAAAATGCCGGCCACATCAACCTCGAATCGGGGCATGGTGACTGGCCGCTCGGTCTCGCATTGCTCCAATCCCTGACGGACGAGCCCGCGAGCCTCCCGGCCGGCCGCAGCAATATCGAACCTTTGGCAACCCTATGA
- a CDS encoding peroxiredoxin, protein MATLRLGDIAPDFTQDSNEGPIDFYRWAGDAWVVLFSHPADFTPVCTTELGKTAALSGEFARRGVKPIAISVDPADKHKEWIGDINDTQNTTVDFPILADADRKVADLYDLIHPNASTTATVRSVFIIDPKKAIRATITYPASTGRNFDEILRVIDSLQLTDSHKVATPVNWQDGDDVVISPSIQDPAELAQRFPKGFKAIRPYLRLTPQPNK, encoded by the coding sequence ATGGCCACCCTGCGACTCGGCGACATCGCCCCCGATTTCACCCAAGACTCCAACGAGGGTCCGATCGATTTCTACAGGTGGGCCGGGGATGCCTGGGTGGTGCTGTTCTCCCATCCCGCCGATTTCACGCCCGTGTGCACCACGGAACTGGGCAAGACCGCCGCGCTGTCGGGCGAGTTCGCCAGGCGCGGCGTCAAGCCGATCGCGATCAGCGTCGATCCGGCGGACAAGCACAAGGAATGGATCGGCGACATCAACGACACGCAGAACACCACCGTCGACTTTCCGATCCTGGCCGACGCCGACCGCAAGGTGGCCGACCTCTACGACCTGATCCATCCGAACGCTTCGACCACGGCGACCGTGCGCAGCGTGTTCATCATCGATCCGAAAAAGGCAATCCGCGCCACCATCACCTATCCCGCGAGCACGGGCCGCAACTTCGACGAGATCCTGCGCGTGATCGATTCGCTGCAGCTGACCGACAGCCACAAGGTCGCGACGCCGGTGAACTGGCAGGACGGCGACGATGTCGTGATCAGCCCGAGCATCCAGGACCCGGCGGAGCTCGCGCAACGCTTCCCGAAGGGCTTCAAGGCCATCCGGCCCTATCTGCGATTGACACCGCAGCCCAACAAATAA
- a CDS encoding LysR family transcriptional regulator — MQDLNDMVFFAEVAEHGGFAAASRALGIPKSRLSRRVADLEAQLGVQLMQRSTRRLSLTPAGELYLRHCAAMRDAAQAAAEAVAQVQTEPRGTVRLSCPVTLAQSALGPLLPIFMQRYPAVRIEMRVLNRPVDPVEEGVDLALRVRPQIEDSATLVAKTFGVSRGILVANPEQLRKQGPVRTPADLSKLDTVSMSSGEGRTHWRLEGPDGAVETHSHTPRYVADDLLTLKFAVVQGTGASVLPDYMCRGELKAGQLVEVLPGWGPAPGITHAMFPARRALVPAIRRLIDFLAENLNGDEPHALAG, encoded by the coding sequence ATGCAAGACCTGAATGACATGGTTTTCTTTGCCGAGGTCGCGGAACACGGCGGGTTTGCTGCCGCAAGCCGCGCGCTCGGCATTCCCAAGTCGCGGCTGTCCAGGCGCGTGGCCGACCTGGAGGCGCAGCTGGGCGTGCAGCTGATGCAGCGCAGCACCCGGCGCCTGTCGCTCACGCCGGCTGGCGAGCTCTACCTGCGCCATTGCGCGGCCATGCGCGACGCGGCGCAGGCGGCCGCCGAGGCGGTCGCGCAGGTGCAGACCGAGCCGCGCGGCACCGTGCGCCTGAGCTGTCCGGTGACGCTGGCGCAGAGCGCGCTGGGTCCGCTGCTGCCGATCTTCATGCAGCGCTATCCGGCCGTGCGGATCGAGATGCGGGTGCTGAACCGGCCGGTCGATCCGGTCGAGGAGGGCGTGGATCTGGCGCTGCGCGTGCGGCCGCAGATCGAGGACAGCGCCACGCTCGTGGCCAAGACCTTCGGCGTCAGCCGCGGCATCCTGGTCGCGAACCCGGAGCAGCTCCGAAAGCAGGGGCCCGTGCGCACGCCGGCCGATCTGTCGAAGCTCGACACCGTCTCGATGTCGAGCGGCGAGGGACGCACTCACTGGCGCCTCGAAGGGCCCGATGGCGCCGTGGAGACGCATTCGCACACGCCTCGCTATGTGGCCGACGATCTGTTGACGCTCAAGTTCGCCGTGGTGCAGGGGACCGGCGCGTCGGTGCTGCCGGACTACATGTGCCGCGGCGAACTGAAGGCCGGCCAACTGGTGGAGGTCTTGCCGGGATGGGGGCCGGCGCCGGGCATTACGCACGCCATGTTCCCGGCGCGCCGGGCGCTCGTCCCCGCCATTCGGCGTCTGATCGATTTCCTGGCCGAAAACCTGAACGGCGACGAACCTCACGCGCTGGCCGGCTGA
- a CDS encoding FMN-dependent NADH-azoreductase gives MKLLHIDSSILGTSSVSRQLTAEVVADWRRAHPHTTVDYLDLAVETPNHFSADALGIKVGIQAEPTDAQRRENEVSEKLVSQFLAADVIVIGAPLYNFTVPTQLKAWIDRLAQAGRTFKYTDKGAVGLATGKTVIVALARGGIYSTSEGGQAMEHQESYLKVIFGFFGITDVRFVRAEGVAMGEAAKAAALSVARADIATATGHAANQDVASLAA, from the coding sequence ATGAAGTTGCTCCACATCGATTCCAGCATCCTGGGCACCAGCTCGGTATCCCGCCAACTCACCGCCGAAGTGGTGGCCGACTGGCGCCGGGCCCATCCCCACACGACCGTCGACTACCTCGATCTCGCGGTCGAAACCCCGAACCATTTCAGCGCCGACGCGCTCGGCATCAAGGTCGGCATCCAGGCCGAACCCACCGACGCCCAGCGCCGCGAGAACGAAGTGTCGGAAAAGCTGGTGAGCCAGTTTCTCGCCGCCGACGTGATCGTGATCGGCGCGCCGCTCTATAACTTCACCGTGCCGACCCAGCTCAAGGCATGGATCGACCGGCTCGCGCAGGCAGGCCGCACTTTCAAGTACACCGACAAGGGCGCGGTCGGCCTCGCCACCGGCAAGACCGTGATCGTCGCACTGGCGCGCGGCGGCATCTACTCGACCAGCGAAGGCGGCCAGGCGATGGAGCATCAGGAAAGCTACCTGAAAGTCATCTTCGGCTTCTTCGGCATCACCGACGTGCGCTTCGTGCGCGCCGAGGGCGTGGCGATGGGCGAAGCGGCGAAGGCAGCCGCACTCAGCGTCGCGCGGGCCGACATCGCGACTGCGACCGGCCACGCAGCCAATCAGGACGTCGCCTCGCTGGCGGCCTGA
- a CDS encoding carboxymuconolactone decarboxylase family protein, which translates to MSTLRPRIDYPDFARQAPAVHSALRAMSKAVDDSGLEKSLTELVKLRASQINGCAFCLQFHLNVLRKLGVEAPRLDLVAAWRDAGVFSAREAAALEWTETLTLMAQRHADDAAWQALRLHFSESEAMNLTVAIGTINQWNRIAVALRFAPPIAEGSAA; encoded by the coding sequence ATGAGCACGTTGCGGCCCCGGATCGACTATCCGGACTTCGCCAGGCAAGCGCCCGCCGTGCATTCGGCACTGCGCGCAATGAGCAAGGCCGTCGACGATTCCGGGCTGGAAAAGTCGCTGACCGAGCTGGTCAAGCTGCGTGCATCGCAGATCAACGGCTGTGCCTTCTGCCTGCAATTCCATCTCAATGTGCTGCGCAAGCTGGGCGTGGAGGCGCCGAGGCTCGATCTGGTCGCGGCCTGGCGCGACGCCGGCGTGTTCTCGGCGCGCGAAGCCGCCGCGCTCGAATGGACCGAGACGCTGACGTTGATGGCGCAGCGCCATGCCGACGACGCGGCCTGGCAGGCGCTGCGGCTTCACTTCAGTGAATCGGAGGCAATGAACCTCACCGTGGCGATCGGCACCATCAACCAATGGAACCGGATCGCCGTGGCCCTGCGCTTCGCACCGCCGATTGCAGAGGGAAGCGCTGCATAA
- a CDS encoding MarR family winged helix-turn-helix transcriptional regulator: MRKTTIPDGPSIPKIGEGKRGPKGYLGYLLRQAGAAHARRMERALSDLGVTPPQFVVLTMLVAYPGISNAEIARLAMLTPQTVSVIVSNLERSGALERRAHAVHGRIQHLDVTAEGERLLGASRQRVRALEQQLAASLTPDEEQIVRRWLVAVAL; encoded by the coding sequence ATGCGCAAGACCACGATTCCGGATGGGCCTTCGATCCCGAAGATCGGCGAAGGCAAACGCGGTCCCAAAGGCTATCTGGGCTATCTGCTGCGGCAGGCCGGTGCGGCGCACGCACGGCGCATGGAGCGCGCCCTGTCCGACCTCGGCGTGACGCCGCCGCAGTTCGTGGTGCTGACGATGCTGGTGGCCTATCCGGGCATCTCGAATGCCGAGATCGCCCGCCTGGCCATGCTGACACCGCAAACCGTGAGCGTGATCGTCTCGAACCTCGAGCGCTCGGGCGCGCTCGAGCGGCGCGCCCATGCGGTGCACGGACGCATCCAGCATCTCGATGTCACGGCCGAAGGCGAACGGCTGCTGGGCGCATCCCGCCAGCGCGTGCGTGCGCTCGAGCAGCAACTGGCCGCCTCGCTCACACCCGACGAAGAGCAGATCGTTCGCCGATGGCTCGTTGCCGTCGCGCTCTAG
- a CDS encoding NADPH-dependent FMN reductase, producing the protein MSQTKIAVVIGSLRKDSFNRKLALAIAHLAPANFTFEHVRIDDLPAYNQDDDGNQAPAVKRLKSEIAAAQGLLFVTPEYNRSIPGVLKNAIDNASRPYGQSAWAGKPAGVIGVSVGAIGTALAQQHLRNILAYLDVPTMGQPEVFLQNKEGLFDDKGHVAEASKQFLQAWIDKYVAWVKTHSA; encoded by the coding sequence ATGAGCCAGACCAAAATCGCCGTCGTCATCGGCAGCCTGCGCAAGGATTCGTTCAATCGCAAGCTGGCACTTGCCATTGCGCATCTCGCGCCCGCGAACTTCACGTTCGAGCACGTGCGCATCGACGACCTGCCGGCCTACAACCAGGACGATGACGGCAACCAGGCGCCGGCCGTCAAGCGGCTCAAGTCGGAGATCGCCGCGGCGCAGGGGCTGCTGTTCGTGACGCCGGAATACAACCGCTCGATCCCAGGCGTGCTCAAGAACGCGATCGACAACGCCTCGCGACCCTACGGGCAGAGCGCATGGGCGGGCAAGCCGGCGGGTGTCATTGGCGTGTCGGTCGGCGCCATCGGCACCGCGCTCGCGCAGCAGCACCTGCGCAACATCCTGGCCTACCTCGACGTGCCGACCATGGGCCAGCCCGAAGTCTTCCTGCAGAACAAGGAAGGGCTGTTCGACGACAAGGGGCATGTCGCGGAAGCCAGCAAGCAGTTTCTGCAGGCATGGATCGACAAGTACGTGGCCTGGGTCAAGACCCACTCGGCTTGA